Proteins from a single region of Ziziphus jujuba cultivar Dongzao chromosome 1, ASM3175591v1:
- the LOC107406664 gene encoding gibberellin 3-beta-dioxygenase 1 isoform X1, with amino-acid sequence MPSRLSDAFKSHPVHIHHKHLDFNSVQELPDSYAWSQVDDHYPNCHDVDSFGASESVPIIDLADPNALKLIGHACKTWGVFQVTKHGISKNLLDDIESLGRTLFSLPVQDKLKAARSPEGVSGYGFARISSFFPKLMWSEGFTIVGSPHDHFRQLWPHDHSEFWYCLTQTMHVGIIEEYKKEMNRLAGKLMWLMLGSLGISKSDIKWAGPKGEFKGATAALQLNSYPACPDPDRAMGLAAHTDSTLLTILHQNTTSGLQVQREGTAGWVTVPPIHGALVINVGDLLHILSNGMYPSVLHRAVVNRSCHRLSIAYLYGPPESVQISPLSRLVSRSHPPLYRSVTWNEYLGTKAKHFNKALSSVRLFSPVTLNGFADVNDHHNRVKVG; translated from the exons ATGCCTTCGAGACTTTCGGATGCTTTTAAATCCCACCCTGTCCATATCCACCACAAACACCTTGATTTCAACTCAGTACAAGAGTTGCCGGACTCGTATGCATGGAGTCAGGTAGATGATCATTACCCTAATTGTCACGATGTGGACTCGTTTGGGGCCTCAGAGTCCGTGCCAATTATTGATCTCGCAGACCCAAATGCCCTTAAACTCATTGGCCATGCATGCAAGACTTGGGGTGTCTTCCAAGTCACCAAACACGGCATCTCCAAGAATCTTCTAGACGACATTGAGAGTTTGGGCCGGACTCTTTTCTCTCTTCCGGTGCAGGACAAGCTCAAAGCTGCTCGCTCCCCTGAGGGTGTTTCCGGGTATGGGTTTGCCcggatttcttcttttttcccaaaGCTCATGTGGTCCGAAGGCTTCACGATTGTCGGATCCCCACATGACCATTTTCGCCAACTTTGGCCCCATGATCACAGCGAATTCTGGTACTGCCTCACACAGACCATGCACGT TGGTATCATTGAAGAGTACAAGAAGGAGATGAACAGGCTTGCAGGGAAACTGATGTGGCTAATGCTTGGTTCATTGGGTATATCCAAGTCAGACATCAAATGGGCAGGCCCAAAAGGCGAATTCAAAGGAGCAACAGCCGCTTTGCAGTTGAACTCGTACCCAGCTTGTCCGGATCCGGATCGGGCCATGGGTTTAGCCGCCCATACGGATTCAACACTCCTCACAATTCTCCACCAAAACACCACAAGTGGTCTGCAAGTACAAAGAGAAGGCACTGCGGGTTGGGTCACGGTCCCACCAATCCATGGTGCTCTTGTTATCAACGTTGGTGATCTTCTCCACATCTTGTCCAATGGGATGTATCCAAGTGTCCTCCACCGGGCCGTCGTCAACCGGAGTTGTCACCGGCTATCCATTGCCTACCTTTATGGCCCACCGGAAAGTGTCCAAATATCACCACTTTCACGACTAGTGAGCCGGAGTCACCCACCGCTATACCGGTCGGTGACTTGGAATGAGTACCTTGGGACTAAAGCAAAGCATTTCAACAAGGCACTTTCATCGGTCAGACTATTTTCACCTGTTACTCTAAATGGGTTTGCCGATGTAAATGATCATCACAATCGAGTAAAAGTTGGTTAA
- the LOC107406664 gene encoding gibberellin 3-beta-dioxygenase 1 isoform X2 yields the protein MPSRLSDAFKSHPVHIHHKHLDFNSVQELPDSYAWSQVDDHYPNCHDVDSFGASESVPIIDLADPNALKLIGHACKTWGVFQVTKHGISKNLLDDIESLGRTLFSLPVQDKLKAARSPEGVSGYGFARISSFFPKLMWSEGFTIVGSPHDHFRQLWPHDHSEFCGIIEEYKKEMNRLAGKLMWLMLGSLGISKSDIKWAGPKGEFKGATAALQLNSYPACPDPDRAMGLAAHTDSTLLTILHQNTTSGLQVQREGTAGWVTVPPIHGALVINVGDLLHILSNGMYPSVLHRAVVNRSCHRLSIAYLYGPPESVQISPLSRLVSRSHPPLYRSVTWNEYLGTKAKHFNKALSSVRLFSPVTLNGFADVNDHHNRVKVG from the exons ATGCCTTCGAGACTTTCGGATGCTTTTAAATCCCACCCTGTCCATATCCACCACAAACACCTTGATTTCAACTCAGTACAAGAGTTGCCGGACTCGTATGCATGGAGTCAGGTAGATGATCATTACCCTAATTGTCACGATGTGGACTCGTTTGGGGCCTCAGAGTCCGTGCCAATTATTGATCTCGCAGACCCAAATGCCCTTAAACTCATTGGCCATGCATGCAAGACTTGGGGTGTCTTCCAAGTCACCAAACACGGCATCTCCAAGAATCTTCTAGACGACATTGAGAGTTTGGGCCGGACTCTTTTCTCTCTTCCGGTGCAGGACAAGCTCAAAGCTGCTCGCTCCCCTGAGGGTGTTTCCGGGTATGGGTTTGCCcggatttcttcttttttcccaaaGCTCATGTGGTCCGAAGGCTTCACGATTGTCGGATCCCCACATGACCATTTTCGCCAACTTTGGCCCCATGATCACAGCGAATTCTG TGGTATCATTGAAGAGTACAAGAAGGAGATGAACAGGCTTGCAGGGAAACTGATGTGGCTAATGCTTGGTTCATTGGGTATATCCAAGTCAGACATCAAATGGGCAGGCCCAAAAGGCGAATTCAAAGGAGCAACAGCCGCTTTGCAGTTGAACTCGTACCCAGCTTGTCCGGATCCGGATCGGGCCATGGGTTTAGCCGCCCATACGGATTCAACACTCCTCACAATTCTCCACCAAAACACCACAAGTGGTCTGCAAGTACAAAGAGAAGGCACTGCGGGTTGGGTCACGGTCCCACCAATCCATGGTGCTCTTGTTATCAACGTTGGTGATCTTCTCCACATCTTGTCCAATGGGATGTATCCAAGTGTCCTCCACCGGGCCGTCGTCAACCGGAGTTGTCACCGGCTATCCATTGCCTACCTTTATGGCCCACCGGAAAGTGTCCAAATATCACCACTTTCACGACTAGTGAGCCGGAGTCACCCACCGCTATACCGGTCGGTGACTTGGAATGAGTACCTTGGGACTAAAGCAAAGCATTTCAACAAGGCACTTTCATCGGTCAGACTATTTTCACCTGTTACTCTAAATGGGTTTGCCGATGTAAATGATCATCACAATCGAGTAAAAGTTGGTTAA